A stretch of DNA from Nitrospirota bacterium:
GCAGTCGCATGCTCTGGCGAAGAGTCTGCGGTTTCATGTGCCTACATTTGTCTTACATTCGGCTGTCATCCCCACTTTTCCTCTTGACCGCGCCCCCCGGACTGTGCCATAGTAAGAGAGAAGCTGAGGAGCTTAGTTGTTGACAAGAACCGCAAAGCTCGCGCTCTGCGGTTTTTTTGTGGCGACCTCCTCGTTTTCTAAGATCCATGAAAGGAGGACACGTCACATGGCAGAAGGCAGAGTGAAGTGGTTCAACGAGGCGAAGGGTTTCGGCTTCATCACCACTCATGAAGGCAAGGACGTTTTCGCCCATTACAGCGCCATCCAGGGCCAGGGTTTCAAGACCCTCGTCGAGGGAGACGCCGTAAGCTTCGACATCGTCGACGGGGCCAAGGGTCCCAAGGCGGAGAACATCGAAAAGCTGTAACCCCGGGAAGGGCGGCACTGCAAGGCGCCGCCCTTGCTTTACCCAATCCCGAGACCACGGAGGTGCCATTGGCCCGGAAGAACTTTTACAAGGCCGAAAAGAGACGGAAGGAAGTCAGCAAGAAGAAAAAGAAGGAAGAAAAGCGGGCAAAGAGGCTGGCTGAGAAGGCCGCCGGCCCCGAGAGCGCGGCGGACGACCAGGCAGCCGCCCCGGAGACGTCCCCCGAAGAATCGGCCCCGGGCGAGCAGGCCGGGTAGCCCCGCC
This window harbors:
- a CDS encoding cold-shock protein, with the translated sequence MAEGRVKWFNEAKGFGFITTHEGKDVFAHYSAIQGQGFKTLVEGDAVSFDIVDGAKGPKAENIEKL